In one window of Borrelia anserina Es DNA:
- the rny gene encoding ribonuclease Y, giving the protein MSYITFSSILVGILGVILGFIIRVILGRFSLLSLDRKLKEVQEESILEIENERKRVISHAKAQMLREKNQQDRELRERKNEVFNLERRLLQREETLDKRISALDKQQSRIDFKLKELEQKEKIIRDKELSLVKKLENIAGLTNEEARKIVIEKVENEVKRDAQIIINKSEQEAQLLADKLAKEILVSTMQRIVTEVSSEFTVTSVELPNDEMKGRIIGKEGRNIRVLETLIGADIIIDDTPEAVVISCFDPVRKEIARRTLERLVADGRIHPARIEEIVYSVTNEINNIILEEGEKAVFDLNIHGFDKRLIRGLGRLYFRSSYGQNVLSHSKETAIIGEILAKEMKLDSIVVKRACLLHDIGKGMESISENSEGHAITGAELAQSCGESDIVVNAIASHHNEIKPESLEAIVVQVADAISASRPGARRESLNNYISRLKRLEEIAYGFEGVQKCYAIQAGREVRIIVDNLLVNDEKATMLARDIAKKIEAEVRYPGKIKVTIIRETRVIEYAR; this is encoded by the coding sequence ATGTCATATATTACTTTTTCTTCTATTCTTGTTGGTATCTTAGGTGTTATATTAGGTTTTATAATAAGAGTTATTTTAGGTAGATTTTCTTTATTAAGTTTAGATAGAAAGCTAAAAGAAGTACAAGAAGAGTCAATCTTAGAGATAGAAAATGAAAGAAAACGAGTTATTTCACATGCAAAAGCTCAAATGCTTAGAGAGAAGAACCAGCAGGATAGGGAATTAAGAGAACGAAAAAATGAGGTTTTTAATTTAGAAAGAAGATTATTACAAAGAGAAGAGACTCTAGATAAGAGGATATCAGCTCTTGATAAGCAGCAAAGTAGAATTGATTTTAAGCTTAAAGAGTTGGAGCAAAAAGAAAAAATAATACGAGATAAGGAATTATCTCTTGTTAAAAAATTAGAAAATATTGCCGGTCTTACAAACGAAGAGGCAAGAAAGATTGTGATTGAAAAGGTTGAGAATGAAGTTAAAAGGGATGCTCAAATAATTATTAATAAAAGTGAGCAAGAGGCTCAGCTTTTGGCAGATAAGTTAGCAAAGGAAATATTAGTCTCTACTATGCAACGCATAGTGACAGAGGTTAGCTCTGAATTTACAGTTACTTCTGTTGAACTGCCTAATGATGAGATGAAAGGTAGGATCATCGGTAAAGAAGGGCGTAATATTAGGGTTCTTGAAACATTAATAGGTGCAGATATTATTATTGATGACACTCCTGAGGCTGTTGTTATATCTTGTTTTGATCCAGTAAGAAAAGAGATAGCGAGAAGGACCCTTGAGAGGCTTGTTGCAGATGGGAGAATTCATCCTGCAAGAATTGAGGAGATTGTTTATAGCGTTACTAATGAGATTAATAATATTATTCTTGAAGAAGGTGAGAAAGCAGTATTTGATTTAAATATACATGGATTTGATAAAAGGCTTATTAGAGGCCTTGGAAGACTTTATTTTAGAAGCAGTTATGGTCAAAATGTTCTAAGTCACTCAAAAGAAACAGCAATAATCGGAGAAATTTTGGCTAAAGAGATGAAGCTGGATTCTATTGTTGTCAAAAGGGCATGTCTTTTGCATGATATTGGAAAGGGGATGGAAAGTATTTCTGAGAATAGTGAGGGCCATGCTATTACAGGTGCTGAACTTGCTCAAAGTTGTGGAGAGAGTGATATTGTTGTCAATGCTATTGCTTCACATCATAATGAAATAAAGCCAGAAAGTTTAGAGGCTATTGTTGTTCAGGTTGCTGATGCTATTTCTGCATCTCGTCCTGGTGCAAGACGTGAGAGTTTAAATAATTATATAAGTAGGCTTAAGAGACTTGAAGAGATTGCATATGGATTTGAGGGTGTTCAGAAGTGTTATGCAATCCAGGCAGGACGTGAAGTTAGGATTATTGTTGACAATTTATTGGTTAATGATGAGAAAGCTACTATGCTTGCAAGAGATATTGCCAAAAAAATAGAAGCTGAAGTAAGGTATCCTGGTAAAATAAAAGTTACTATTATTCGTGAGACTAGAGTTATTGAGTATGCAAGATAG
- a CDS encoding TIGR00282 family metallophosphoesterase, producing MQDSNVIRSLIIGDVIGEGGLKKIFFNLKSLQEKYNIDLTIVNGENSSSGFGITPEIAENLFRAGVNVITTGNHVYSDHSIKEYLDRQEYILRPNNFSDLLEGHGYCILNVKSEKVAVVNIQGFLGMTFIVKNPFENIKKVVNMIKNKVKTIFVDFHAESNYEKESFGYFLDGLVTGVVGTHTHVMTQDERILDKGTAYISDLGMTGSLDSVIGFNPEISLKGLLEYVALRTETVEENVIIQGVVITSHLKTGRALKIERIQK from the coding sequence ATGCAAGATAGTAATGTTATTAGATCTTTAATAATTGGCGATGTAATAGGTGAAGGAGGACTTAAAAAGATTTTTTTTAATCTTAAGAGTCTTCAAGAGAAATATAATATAGATTTGACAATTGTTAACGGAGAAAATTCTTCGAGTGGTTTTGGGATTACTCCAGAAATAGCAGAAAATCTTTTTAGAGCAGGTGTGAATGTTATTACTACAGGTAATCATGTTTATTCTGATCATAGTATAAAAGAATATTTAGATCGGCAGGAGTATATTTTAAGGCCAAATAATTTCTCAGATTTGCTTGAAGGGCATGGGTATTGTATTTTAAATGTCAAGAGTGAAAAGGTTGCTGTTGTAAATATTCAGGGATTTTTAGGGATGACTTTTATTGTTAAAAATCCTTTTGAAAATATAAAAAAAGTTGTAAATATGATTAAGAATAAGGTTAAGACTATTTTTGTTGATTTTCATGCTGAGAGTAATTATGAGAAAGAAAGTTTTGGATATTTTCTGGATGGATTGGTAACTGGAGTTGTTGGTACTCATACGCATGTAATGACACAAGATGAGAGAATTCTAGATAAAGGGACTGCTTATATTAGTGATCTTGGGATGACTGGTAGTTTGGATTCTGTAATAGGATTTAATCCTGAAATTTCTCTTAAAGGATTACTTGAATACGTAGCTTTACGAACAGAAACTGTTGAAGAGAATGTGATTATACAGGGAGTTGTTATTACTTCACATTTAAAGACGGGGCGTGCTCTGAAAATTGAAAGAATACAGAAATAG
- a CDS encoding TlyA family RNA methyltransferase, with translation MKEYRNSLLNVLCKKYPRLTREELRILVLTGRVYVNSHKERNPKVLLLKNSKIGLLEGKSRQFVSRGGNKLFESLKTFKITVEDKICIDVGASTGGFTDCLLQEGSKLVYSVDVGFNQLAYKLRVNPRVRVFEKTNIFDIKQFDIQPNLAVIDVSFRSVINICAELIDRLSDKLIVALIKPQFELKGLGLDIKHFNGVVENRYLGKILDKLIRRFYDNNLQIKNVLKLTTKGRKGNQEFMFLVVKDSGVNLKQSLALLRDINF, from the coding sequence TTGAAAGAATACAGAAATAGTTTGTTAAATGTGCTTTGTAAAAAATATCCAAGACTTACAAGAGAAGAATTGAGAATTCTAGTTTTGACTGGCAGAGTGTATGTTAATTCTCATAAAGAAAGAAACCCTAAAGTTTTGCTATTGAAAAATAGTAAGATAGGCTTATTAGAGGGCAAGTCTAGACAATTTGTTTCAAGAGGAGGAAATAAACTTTTTGAATCTTTAAAGACATTTAAAATTACAGTTGAAGATAAAATCTGCATTGATGTTGGTGCTTCAACAGGTGGGTTTACTGATTGTCTTTTGCAAGAAGGTTCAAAGTTGGTTTATTCAGTTGATGTTGGATTTAATCAACTTGCTTATAAACTAAGAGTTAATCCAAGGGTTAGAGTTTTTGAAAAGACTAATATTTTTGATATTAAACAATTTGACATACAGCCTAATTTAGCTGTTATTGATGTCTCTTTTAGGTCTGTAATAAATATATGTGCAGAGTTAATTGATAGACTTTCCGATAAGCTTATCGTTGCTCTTATTAAACCTCAATTTGAGCTTAAGGGATTAGGTTTGGATATAAAGCATTTTAATGGTGTAGTTGAAAATAGATATTTAGGTAAAATATTGGATAAGTTAATTAGAAGGTTTTATGATAATAATTTACAGATTAAAAATGTTTTAAAACTTACAACCAAAGGACGGAAGGGAAATCAAGAATTTATGTTTTTAGTTGTCAAAGATAGTGGAGTAAATCTTAAACAATCTCTTGCACTTCTTAGAGACATTAATTTTTAA
- a CDS encoding GerMN domain-containing protein, with product MIRKKGNSKRKKNNFNQIDIFLVLFAIFLTGLCLLIIIQNSIIRNIFNEQIDNNNNFEFNQSKPKKIETKLDNTKSETFKILSNEKFLIKPPEIQKIEEEFKHQEQKHLKNKKEVKLYFIKVTAEGHFLKQGTKRTIQYDENILEETLKALINGPNEYELKNNFLSLIPINTKILNLIVNDGIAHINLSKEFYENSFGIEGIINQMKQITLTCLEIQGINGITLKIENNPIILEDLNLNFSGILDSKKLTKY from the coding sequence TTGATAAGGAAAAAAGGTAACAGTAAGCGCAAGAAAAACAATTTCAATCAAATAGATATATTCCTAGTACTATTTGCAATATTCCTAACAGGACTGTGCTTATTAATAATAATTCAAAATTCAATAATTAGAAATATATTTAATGAACAAATTGACAACAATAACAATTTTGAGTTTAACCAATCAAAACCTAAAAAGATAGAAACAAAATTAGACAATACAAAAAGTGAAACTTTTAAAATACTCAGTAATGAAAAATTTTTAATTAAACCACCTGAAATACAAAAAATCGAAGAAGAATTCAAACATCAAGAACAAAAACATTTAAAAAACAAAAAAGAGGTTAAGCTATATTTTATCAAAGTCACAGCTGAGGGACATTTTTTAAAACAAGGAACTAAGAGAACTATTCAATATGATGAAAATATCCTTGAAGAAACATTAAAAGCACTAATCAATGGTCCAAATGAATATGAACTTAAAAATAATTTTTTAAGTCTCATTCCCATCAATACCAAAATATTAAACTTAATAGTAAATGACGGAATTGCTCACATAAATTTGTCTAAAGAGTTTTACGAAAATAGTTTCGGAATAGAAGGAATAATCAACCAAATGAAACAAATTACTTTAACATGTCTTGAAATTCAAGGCATCAATGGAATAACTTTAAAAATTGAAAACAATCCAATAATACTTGAAGATTTAAATTTGAACTTTTCAGGAATTCTAGATAGCAAAAAACTCACAAAATATTAA